The following proteins come from a genomic window of Companilactobacillus pabuli:
- a CDS encoding 2-oxo acid dehydrogenase subunit E2: MAYKFKLPELGEGMAEGEIASWLVKEGDTVKEDDSLVEIQNDKSVEELPSPVAGTVKQIVAKEGETVEVGDTLIVIDDGSPDDGDDETEKKTETKEEAKPAAAKEEAGPATGSANAKYLAMPSVRQYARDEGVDLSQVTPSGKHGQITKADVDAFKSGNPQAAAQTSTTAATSPAAASSAPAQPITPYKSATPELETREKMSMTRKAIAKAMLNSKHTAPHVTSFDDVEVSALMANRKKYKAIAADKGIHLTFLPYIAKALVAVLKAYPELNASIDDSTEEIVYKHYYNIGIATNTEHGLYVPNVKNVDSKGMFEIAKEITENSQAAYDNKLSMDKMSGGSITISNVGSIGGGWFTPVINYPEVAILGVGKIANEPYVDEDGNIQVGKMLKLSLSYDHRLIDGALAQNALNLLKKLLHDPDMLLMEG, encoded by the coding sequence ATGGCTTACAAATTTAAATTACCAGAACTTGGCGAAGGGATGGCCGAAGGTGAAATTGCTAGCTGGCTAGTTAAAGAAGGAGACACCGTAAAAGAAGATGACTCCTTGGTAGAAATTCAAAATGATAAATCAGTTGAAGAACTACCATCTCCAGTTGCCGGAACTGTCAAACAAATTGTAGCTAAAGAAGGAGAAACAGTTGAAGTCGGCGATACTTTGATTGTTATCGATGATGGTTCACCAGACGATGGCGATGATGAAACTGAAAAGAAGACTGAGACTAAGGAAGAAGCTAAACCCGCTGCAGCTAAAGAAGAAGCTGGACCCGCAACCGGATCAGCCAACGCTAAATATTTGGCAATGCCATCAGTTCGTCAATATGCACGTGACGAAGGTGTTGATTTGAGCCAAGTAACTCCAAGTGGTAAACATGGTCAAATTACTAAGGCTGATGTTGACGCCTTTAAGAGTGGCAATCCACAAGCAGCTGCCCAAACTTCGACAACTGCCGCTACGAGTCCTGCTGCAGCTTCAAGCGCACCAGCCCAACCAATTACTCCTTACAAGTCAGCAACTCCAGAATTAGAAACTCGTGAAAAGATGTCTATGACTAGAAAAGCTATTGCTAAGGCAATGCTCAATAGTAAACACACAGCTCCTCACGTAACTAGTTTTGATGACGTTGAGGTAAGCGCTCTGATGGCCAACCGTAAGAAGTACAAAGCTATTGCTGCTGATAAAGGCATTCATTTGACATTCCTACCATATATTGCTAAAGCTCTAGTAGCTGTTTTGAAAGCATATCCAGAATTGAATGCTTCAATCGATGATTCAACAGAAGAAATCGTCTATAAGCACTATTACAATATCGGAATTGCTACAAACACAGAACATGGACTTTATGTTCCAAATGTTAAGAACGTTGATTCTAAAGGTATGTTTGAAATTGCCAAAGAAATCACTGAAAACTCACAAGCTGCTTATGACAACAAGTTGAGTATGGACAAAATGTCTGGTGGTTCAATCACTATCAGTAATGTTGGTTCAATCGGTGGTGGCTGGTTTACTCCAGTTATCAATTATCCTGAAGTAGCAATTCTTGGTGTTGGTAAGATTGCTAATGAACCTTATGTAGATGAGGACGGCAACATTCAAGTAGGTAAGATGTTGAAGTTATCATTAAGTTATGATCACAGATTGATCGATGGTGCTTTAGCTCAAAACGCTTTGAACTTATTGAAGAAGTTGTTGCACGATCCAGACATGTTATTGATGGAGGGCTAA
- the rsmD gene encoding 16S rRNA (guanine(966)-N(2))-methyltransferase RsmD, translated as MKVVSGKFRGLNLKAVPTNNTRPTSAKVKEAVFSMLSPYMVDGNALDLFAGTGSLGIEAVSRGYETAYLVDKAYKAINTIKENVEKTREEDSFVVIKSSATEALKKFEDEKIKFDLVFLDPPYRMKITEQIISDLVANDLLNDGAIIVDETDYDIDLELEQIELIKEKRYKDTKVAMYRFGG; from the coding sequence ATGAAGGTAGTTTCAGGTAAATTTCGAGGACTTAATTTAAAGGCAGTGCCAACTAATAACACTCGCCCAACTTCGGCCAAAGTTAAGGAAGCTGTCTTTAGCATGCTATCTCCTTACATGGTTGATGGAAATGCCCTAGATTTATTTGCTGGTACAGGTAGTTTAGGTATTGAAGCCGTTTCTAGAGGTTATGAAACAGCTTATTTAGTCGATAAAGCTTATAAAGCCATCAATACGATCAAAGAAAACGTCGAAAAAACTCGTGAAGAAGACAGCTTTGTGGTAATTAAGTCTAGTGCGACTGAAGCTTTGAAGAAGTTTGAAGATGAAAAGATCAAATTTGATTTAGTATTTTTAGATCCGCCATATCGGATGAAGATAACAGAACAAATCATCTCTGATTTGGTCGCTAATGATCTGTTAAATGATGGGGCAATTATTGTCGATGAAACAGATTACGATATAGATCTAGAATTAGAACAGATTGAATTGATTAAAGAAAAAAGATACAAAGATACTAAAGTAGCAATGTATCGATTTGGAGGTTAA
- the coaD gene encoding pantetheine-phosphate adenylyltransferase — translation MSERIGLYAGSFDPITNGHLDIIRRSAKLFDKLYVVPMTNTSKNYLFTYQEKKAFIEEEIADLDNVEIFDGKNELSTKLAKDLGAHFLVRSMRNPDDFGYESGVASINKVLDKNIETIFLLANGKYATISSSMMKEVAKFGGDISEFVPPAVAKALIKKLRKE, via the coding sequence ATGTCTGAAAGAATTGGTCTTTATGCGGGAAGTTTTGATCCAATTACCAATGGTCATTTGGATATTATTCGTCGGTCAGCTAAATTATTCGACAAATTGTATGTTGTACCAATGACGAATACTTCAAAAAATTACTTATTTACGTATCAAGAGAAAAAAGCTTTTATTGAAGAAGAAATTGCTGATTTAGATAATGTTGAAATTTTTGATGGTAAAAATGAACTGTCTACTAAGTTGGCTAAGGATTTAGGAGCACATTTCTTAGTGCGTTCCATGCGTAATCCAGATGATTTTGGTTATGAATCAGGAGTTGCTTCAATCAATAAAGTTTTGGATAAAAATATTGAAACGATATTCCTGCTAGCTAATGGCAAGTATGCTACGATATCATCATCAATGATGAAAGAGGTAGCAAAATTTGGTGGCGATATTTCTGAATTTGTTCCTCCAGCTGTTGCCAAAGCATTGATAAAGAAGTTGAGGAAGGAATAA
- the lpdA gene encoding dihydrolipoyl dehydrogenase, whose translation MAENVIEKDTVIIGSGPGGYVAAIRASELGQDVTVIEKSDTVGGVCLNVGCVPSKALITAGHRLQQAKDSSTYGITTSDATIDFTKTQAWKDEKVVARMTNGVQMLLKKHHVELINGEAYLDSDTQLRVMPSGPRQFMDNGGGQTIKFKNLILATGSRPIEIRGFKFDDRVIDSTGGLNLKEVPKEFIIIGGGYVGTELAGAYADLGAHVTILEGSPNIIPNFEKDMVSIVKKNLEKKGVTIITNAMAKKSENKGDHVDVTYEVDGTPTTISADYCMVTVGRRPNTDNFGLEMTNVKTTDRGLVEVDEQGKTSVDHIYAIGDITPGPALAHKAFFEAKTAAGAISGKNTANDYIGVPAVCFTDPELASVGLTEKDAKDKGIDVKVAKFPFAGNARAVSLDAAEGFVKLIAQKDTGTLLGGQIVGPGASDLISELSVAINCQLNAEDIALTIHPHPTLGEPIQEAADILIGYPTHI comes from the coding sequence ATGGCAGAAAATGTAATAGAAAAAGATACCGTTATTATTGGATCAGGCCCTGGTGGTTATGTTGCAGCAATCAGAGCTTCAGAATTAGGACAAGATGTAACAGTTATTGAAAAATCGGATACCGTCGGTGGTGTTTGTTTGAATGTTGGCTGTGTGCCTTCAAAGGCTTTGATCACAGCTGGCCACAGACTTCAACAAGCTAAGGATTCATCAACCTACGGTATTACAACTAGTGACGCTACGATTGATTTTACTAAGACACAAGCATGGAAAGATGAAAAAGTTGTTGCTCGGATGACTAATGGTGTTCAAATGCTACTCAAGAAGCATCACGTTGAGTTGATTAATGGTGAAGCATATTTGGATAGCGATACACAATTACGTGTTATGCCAAGTGGTCCTAGACAATTCATGGACAACGGTGGCGGTCAAACTATCAAGTTCAAGAATTTGATTTTGGCAACTGGTAGTCGTCCTATTGAAATCAGAGGATTCAAATTCGATGATCGCGTAATCGATTCAACTGGTGGCTTGAATTTGAAAGAAGTTCCTAAAGAGTTCATCATTATCGGTGGTGGTTATGTCGGAACAGAGCTTGCCGGTGCTTATGCTGACCTTGGTGCTCATGTAACTATTCTTGAAGGTTCTCCAAATATCATTCCTAACTTCGAAAAAGACATGGTTTCTATCGTTAAGAAGAACCTCGAGAAAAAAGGCGTTACGATTATTACTAACGCTATGGCTAAAAAGAGTGAAAATAAGGGCGATCACGTTGATGTTACTTATGAAGTGGACGGCACTCCAACTACGATCAGTGCTGACTATTGCATGGTAACCGTCGGACGTCGTCCAAATACTGATAACTTTGGACTTGAAATGACTAATGTTAAGACAACTGACAGAGGGCTTGTTGAAGTTGATGAACAAGGCAAGACTTCAGTTGATCACATTTATGCTATTGGTGATATCACTCCTGGACCAGCTTTAGCTCATAAGGCTTTCTTTGAAGCTAAAACTGCCGCAGGTGCTATTTCTGGTAAGAATACAGCTAATGACTACATTGGCGTTCCAGCTGTTTGTTTCACTGACCCAGAATTAGCTAGTGTTGGTTTGACTGAAAAAGATGCCAAAGATAAAGGTATCGATGTCAAAGTTGCTAAATTCCCATTTGCCGGCAACGCCCGTGCAGTCTCCTTGGATGCTGCTGAAGGATTCGTGAAATTGATTGCCCAAAAAGATACTGGAACACTTCTTGGTGGTCAAATTGTCGGACCTGGTGCTAGTGATTTGATCTCTGAATTGAGTGTTGCAATTAATTGTCAGCTAAATGCTGAAGATATTGCTCTCACAATTCACCCACATCCAACTCTAGGTGAACCAATTCAAGAAGCTGCCGATATTTTGATTGGTTATCCAACACACATTTAA
- a CDS encoding UPF0223 family protein: MQDNYSYPLDETWSQEDIVTVIDLYNAVEKAYESGVKRDEFLQKYRSFQQVVPMKMEQKRLDKEFERESGYSIYQVFKQCQKAKNSEKVRIRNERR, translated from the coding sequence ATGCAAGATAATTACAGCTATCCGCTTGATGAGACTTGGAGTCAAGAAGATATCGTGACCGTAATAGATTTATATAATGCCGTCGAAAAGGCCTATGAGTCAGGTGTCAAGCGGGATGAATTTTTGCAAAAATACCGCTCGTTCCAACAAGTAGTGCCCATGAAGATGGAGCAAAAACGTCTCGACAAAGAATTTGAAAGAGAGTCGGGCTATTCAATTTATCAAGTCTTCAAACAATGTCAAAAAGCTAAAAACAGTGAGAAAGTCAGGATTCGAAATGAACGTAGATAG
- a CDS encoding inositol monophosphatase family protein codes for MNVDSKKIDAFLVELLTKVGANLREDSIKKMSVGTKKNRNDLVTNFDKKTEQFVNSEIKKAYPEATIVSEEGYGDLVKDMSGLVFFVDPIDGTMNFVKRGGDFASMIGAYIDGEPLIGAIIDVMDNEIYHGGKEIGLFINQTPIDSPKDLPLIEGLVDISAPMALANKFDVQEVVKKSSGLRVYGSAGIIFGHLLTGKEVMYMSYLAPWDLAAGRVLCEAAGMSVVSIDDSPINMLESQVVIVGTQKVASEALKTLKAR; via the coding sequence ATGAACGTAGATAGTAAAAAGATCGATGCATTTTTAGTAGAATTGTTAACTAAGGTCGGAGCCAATTTACGAGAAGATTCTATTAAAAAAATGTCCGTCGGTACGAAAAAAAATCGTAATGATCTAGTAACTAATTTTGATAAAAAGACTGAGCAATTCGTTAATTCAGAAATTAAAAAAGCTTATCCAGAGGCTACAATCGTCAGTGAAGAAGGTTATGGCGATTTGGTTAAGGATATGTCAGGCTTGGTTTTCTTTGTCGATCCTATTGATGGTACGATGAATTTTGTGAAGCGCGGTGGCGATTTCGCTTCAATGATTGGCGCTTACATTGACGGTGAACCATTAATTGGTGCTATCATAGACGTTATGGATAATGAAATTTATCATGGTGGTAAGGAAATTGGGTTATTTATCAATCAAACACCGATTGATTCCCCAAAGGATTTACCTTTGATAGAAGGGCTAGTTGACATATCAGCTCCAATGGCTTTGGCGAATAAATTTGATGTTCAAGAAGTCGTTAAAAAGAGCAGTGGGCTAAGAGTTTATGGTAGTGCCGGAATTATTTTCGGACATCTTTTAACTGGAAAAGAAGTCATGTATATGTCATACTTAGCTCCTTGGGATTTAGCCGCTGGACGCGTTCTGTGTGAAGCAGCGGGGATGAGTGTCGTAAGTATTGACGATTCCCCAATAAATATGTTAGAATCACAAGTCGTAATAGTTGGTACTCAGAAGGTTGCTTCTGAAGCACTAAAGACACTTAAAGCGCGTTAG
- the typA gene encoding translational GTPase TypA, which translates to MTKRREDIRNIAIIAHVDHGKTTLVNEMLKQSDTLGKHYEIQDRALDSNAIERERGITILSKNTAVDYKGKKINILDTPGHADFGGEVERIMKMVDGVLLVVDAYEGTMPQTRFVLKKALEQHLTPIVVINKIDRPGARPAEVVDEVLELFIELGADDSQLDFPVIYASAINGTSSYSDDPAKQEHTMDPLFDTILKTIPAPIDNSDEPLQFQVALLDYNDYVGRIGIGRVFRGKIKVGDNVTVMKLDGSTKNFRVTKLFGFMGLKRVEINEAKAGDLIAVSGMEDIFVGETVTPVDHQEALPLLRIDEPTLKMMFLQNNSPFAGREGTEVTARKIEDRLKKQLHTDVSLKVEDTDQAGAWMVSGRGELHLSILVEEMRREGFELQLSRPEVIYKTIDNQKCEPFEEVTIDTPDEYVGSVIDSMAQRKGDMENMESTGNGQTKLIFSAPSRGLIGYSTEFLSMTGGYGILNHTFSEYKPVVKNWNPGRRTGALVSINQGPSTTYSLQSVEDRGTLFIGAGVDVYEGMIVGESSRDQDIAVTVTKGKNLTNTRAAGKDHAAAIKTPKDMSLEQSIEFLNEDELCEVTPKSVRLRKKILNTNERKKFDKQKKNN; encoded by the coding sequence TTGACTAAGAGAAGAGAAGATATTAGAAACATTGCGATCATCGCTCACGTTGACCACGGTAAAACTACATTAGTTAACGAAATGCTAAAACAATCAGACACACTAGGAAAGCACTACGAAATCCAAGACCGTGCGCTTGATTCAAATGCTATTGAAAGAGAACGTGGTATCACAATCCTTTCAAAGAATACAGCTGTTGATTACAAGGGTAAGAAGATCAATATCTTGGATACACCAGGACACGCGGACTTCGGTGGTGAAGTTGAACGTATCATGAAGATGGTCGATGGTGTATTGCTAGTTGTTGATGCATATGAAGGTACAATGCCTCAAACACGTTTTGTTTTGAAGAAAGCTTTGGAACAACACTTAACACCAATCGTTGTTATTAACAAAATTGATAGACCAGGTGCTCGTCCTGCAGAAGTTGTTGACGAAGTACTTGAATTGTTTATCGAATTAGGTGCTGATGATTCACAACTTGATTTCCCTGTTATTTACGCTTCAGCTATCAACGGTACATCAAGTTATTCAGATGATCCTGCTAAACAAGAACACACAATGGATCCATTGTTTGACACAATTTTGAAGACAATCCCTGCACCAATCGACAACTCAGATGAACCATTACAATTCCAAGTTGCTCTACTAGACTATAACGATTACGTTGGTCGTATCGGTATTGGACGTGTCTTCCGTGGAAAGATCAAGGTTGGTGACAATGTTACTGTTATGAAACTTGACGGTTCTACAAAGAACTTCCGTGTAACCAAGTTATTTGGTTTCATGGGCTTGAAGCGTGTTGAAATCAATGAAGCTAAAGCTGGAGACTTAATTGCTGTTTCTGGTATGGAAGATATTTTCGTTGGTGAAACTGTTACACCAGTTGACCATCAAGAAGCACTTCCATTGCTACGTATTGATGAACCAACATTGAAGATGATGTTCTTACAAAATAATTCACCATTTGCTGGCCGTGAAGGTACAGAAGTTACTGCTAGAAAGATCGAAGACCGTTTGAAGAAACAATTGCACACTGATGTTTCATTGAAGGTTGAAGATACTGATCAAGCTGGTGCTTGGATGGTTTCAGGTCGTGGTGAACTTCACTTGTCAATCCTTGTTGAAGAAATGCGTCGTGAAGGTTTCGAATTGCAACTATCACGTCCAGAAGTTATTTACAAGACTATTGATAACCAAAAGTGTGAACCTTTCGAAGAGGTTACAATTGATACTCCTGACGAATACGTTGGTTCAGTTATCGATTCAATGGCTCAAAGAAAAGGTGACATGGAAAACATGGAAAGTACAGGAAATGGTCAAACAAAACTTATTTTCTCTGCACCTTCACGTGGTTTGATTGGTTACTCAACAGAGTTCTTGTCAATGACTGGTGGTTACGGTATTTTGAACCACACATTCTCAGAATACAAACCAGTTGTTAAGAACTGGAACCCAGGTAGAAGAACTGGTGCTTTGGTTTCAATTAACCAAGGTCCATCAACTACTTATTCACTACAATCAGTTGAAGATCGTGGTACATTGTTCATCGGTGCCGGTGTTGATGTTTACGAAGGTATGATCGTTGGTGAAAGTAGCCGTGATCAAGATATCGCTGTTACTGTTACAAAGGGTAAGAACCTTACAAATACTCGTGCTGCTGGTAAAGACCACGCTGCTGCAATCAAGACACCTAAGGATATGTCACTTGAACAATCAATCGAATTCCTAAACGAAGACGAACTTTGTGAAGTAACACCTAAGAGTGTTAGATTACGTAAGAAGATCTTGAACACAAACGAACGTAAGAAGTTTGACAAACAAAAGAAGAATAACTAA
- a CDS encoding FtsW/RodA/SpoVE family cell cycle protein — MKKLKKIDLWIVIPYILLLGIGIVMVYSASFYNSLMSGGSTNQYLIKQAIYAVLGIFLCYVTFMLKERILKSQRILSIVMLITVGSLFYLLGRAFVDPSSRVNGASAWISLKIFNFQPLEFAKLFLIMFLALVLTNKQNRLIRKQGWKEVFHEVLQPMMIVAAIIIMVLVQPDIGGALILSLITLVLLASSTIPGKLIAELSGVLLTVFIAVVVMITKFPPNFVKTNYAYQRFLAMQHPFQLEQKSGAQLVNSFYAISNGGFFGTGLGNSIQKRGYLPEPHTDFILSIISEELGLVGVAFILGLLLIIILRMISLGFRSKKTYNSLVYYGVATMILAQIILNVGGLLGLIPLTGVTLPFISYGGSSLLILSVALGIVLNLEATTKFEKMKKR; from the coding sequence GTGAAAAAATTAAAGAAGATAGACTTATGGATCGTGATTCCATATATTCTGTTATTGGGTATAGGCATCGTAATGGTGTATTCAGCCAGTTTTTATAATTCTTTAATGTCTGGCGGTAGCACTAATCAGTATTTGATTAAGCAGGCCATCTATGCGGTGTTGGGGATTTTTCTATGTTATGTAACTTTTATGCTGAAAGAGCGAATTCTAAAGAGTCAGCGAATTTTGAGTATAGTAATGCTGATTACAGTAGGTTCGTTGTTTTATTTGTTAGGACGCGCTTTTGTTGATCCTAGTAGTCGTGTTAATGGGGCTTCTGCTTGGATCAGTTTGAAAATATTTAACTTTCAACCCTTAGAGTTTGCCAAATTGTTTTTGATTATGTTTTTGGCATTAGTATTGACCAATAAACAAAATCGATTGATCAGAAAACAAGGTTGGAAAGAAGTTTTTCATGAAGTTTTACAACCAATGATGATTGTTGCAGCAATTATTATCATGGTACTTGTACAGCCAGATATTGGTGGAGCTTTGATTTTGTCGTTGATAACATTAGTATTATTAGCTTCGTCAACTATTCCAGGAAAATTAATAGCTGAGCTAAGCGGCGTTTTGTTAACAGTTTTTATTGCTGTAGTTGTTATGATCACAAAGTTTCCACCTAATTTTGTAAAAACAAATTATGCTTACCAACGATTTTTGGCTATGCAGCATCCATTTCAATTGGAACAAAAATCTGGGGCGCAACTAGTTAATTCTTTTTATGCAATTAGTAATGGAGGATTTTTTGGTACTGGTTTAGGAAATAGTATTCAAAAGCGTGGTTATTTACCTGAACCACACACTGATTTTATTTTGTCGATTATCAGTGAAGAATTAGGCTTAGTTGGTGTGGCTTTTATTTTAGGTTTATTGCTGATTATTATTTTGAGAATGATTTCCTTGGGTTTTCGTTCTAAAAAAACTTATAATTCATTAGTTTATTATGGTGTGGCAACGATGATTTTGGCCCAAATTATCTTAAACGTTGGTGGATTGTTAGGATTGATTCCTTTGACTGGGGTTACTTTGCCATTTATTAGTTATGGTGGGTCCAGTTTATTGATTTTATCAGTCGCGTTAGGAATCGTCTTGAACCTTGAAGCAACAACTAAGTTTGAAAAAATGAAAAAAAGGTGA
- a CDS encoding YlbG family protein translates to MYKKVERQALYVWVYSLKRRKKLQRYGTIYYTSPKMKYVMLYVNSEKASEVRKELISKKYVKRVALAHRKELDEHFVLKSKDTEEEDQ, encoded by the coding sequence ATGTACAAAAAAGTGGAACGTCAGGCGCTGTATGTCTGGGTCTACTCACTAAAGAGGAGAAAGAAATTGCAACGTTATGGAACAATTTATTACACTTCTCCCAAAATGAAGTATGTTATGTTATACGTCAATTCGGAAAAAGCTTCAGAAGTTAGAAAAGAATTGATTTCTAAAAAATATGTCAAACGTGTGGCATTAGCTCATCGAAAAGAATTAGATGAACATTTTGTCTTAAAATCTAAGGATACTGAAGAGGAAGATCAATGA
- the pdhA gene encoding pyruvate dehydrogenase (acetyl-transferring) E1 component subunit alpha produces MANKPIVDFEAIKNNLSNVSKPIQVLNENAEITDQEVFDSFSDEDLVEFMKKMVWERALHEQTMNFSRQGRMGFYAPTEGEEASEMGTVLAMKKQDYLLPAYRDVPQLIQHGATVTEAYLWSRGHVLGNKFKARSMMPQIIIGAAYVEAAGVGLGIKKNKEEDTIAFTYTGDGGTSQGDSYEGMNFAGAYQAPVLFIVQNNGFAISTPRAKQTAAPTLAQKAVAAGIPSVQVDGMDILACYAVAKAARDYMVAGNGPVLIETLTYRFGAHSSAGDDPKRYRTKEQEQPWFEKDPLIRLRKVLTDKGLWSEDEEDKLVDEYKASFKDAIKEADNVPADKVSDMLKRTFEIPTPEMKQEIDKFEAKESK; encoded by the coding sequence ATGGCAAATAAACCAATTGTTGATTTTGAAGCAATAAAAAATAATTTATCAAATGTTTCAAAACCCATTCAAGTATTGAACGAAAATGCTGAAATTACGGATCAAGAGGTTTTTGATAGTTTTTCAGATGAGGATTTAGTTGAATTCATGAAGAAAATGGTCTGGGAACGTGCTTTGCATGAACAGACAATGAACTTTTCACGTCAAGGACGCATGGGATTCTATGCTCCAACTGAAGGTGAGGAAGCTTCTGAGATGGGAACTGTTCTCGCAATGAAGAAACAAGATTATCTTCTACCTGCTTATCGTGATGTTCCTCAATTGATTCAACACGGAGCTACTGTAACGGAAGCTTATCTTTGGTCAAGAGGTCACGTTTTAGGTAATAAATTTAAAGCTCGCTCAATGATGCCACAAATTATCATCGGTGCTGCTTATGTTGAAGCCGCTGGTGTTGGACTTGGTATCAAGAAGAACAAAGAAGAAGATACGATTGCCTTCACATATACTGGTGATGGTGGTACTTCACAAGGTGATAGTTATGAAGGAATGAACTTTGCTGGTGCTTATCAAGCTCCTGTTTTGTTCATCGTTCAAAATAATGGCTTTGCTATTTCGACACCTCGTGCCAAACAAACAGCTGCTCCAACATTAGCTCAAAAGGCTGTTGCCGCTGGTATTCCTAGTGTTCAAGTTGATGGTATGGATATCTTAGCTTGTTATGCGGTTGCTAAAGCAGCTCGTGACTACATGGTTGCTGGCAATGGTCCAGTCTTAATTGAAACCTTAACTTATCGTTTTGGTGCTCACTCAAGTGCGGGTGATGATCCTAAACGTTACAGAACTAAGGAACAAGAACAACCTTGGTTTGAAAAAGATCCATTGATTCGTCTCAGAAAAGTTCTTACAGATAAGGGACTTTGGTCAGAAGACGAAGAAGATAAATTAGTTGATGAATACAAAGCATCATTTAAAGATGCAATTAAAGAAGCAGATAATGTTCCTGCCGATAAAGTTTCCGATATGTTGAAACGTACTTTTGAAATTCCAACTCCAGAAATGAAACAAGAGATTGATAAATTTGAAGCAAAGGAGTCGAAGTAA
- a CDS encoding alpha-ketoacid dehydrogenase subunit beta — translation MAKKTYIQAVTDALDIVLEDDPKTLIFGEDVGKNGGVFRTTQGLQEKYGEDRVFDTPLAESGIMGLATGLGLTGWRPIPEIQFMGFSFEAVDQIAGQLARMRFRFDGLKNAPVTIRTPYGGGTHTAEMHADNLENFFTGVPGLRVVMPSNPYDAKGLLISSVENNDPVLFMENLKLYRSMKDDIPDGKYTVPLDKANVVREGNDITIVAYGAEVNEALKVADSLAEKNISVEVIDLRTVSPIDTETIFKSIEKTHKVVIVQEAQKMAGVGAQVASAIAEGAILSLDAPVGRVAAPNSVYPFALGEDIWIPRAKEIEEKVNEILNY, via the coding sequence ATGGCTAAGAAAACTTATATTCAAGCAGTTACAGATGCCTTAGACATTGTTCTGGAAGACGATCCAAAAACATTGATCTTCGGTGAAGATGTTGGTAAAAATGGTGGTGTTTTTAGAACTACTCAAGGACTTCAAGAAAAATACGGTGAAGATAGAGTCTTCGATACTCCACTTGCTGAATCAGGAATCATGGGACTTGCAACTGGTCTTGGTTTGACTGGTTGGCGCCCAATCCCTGAAATTCAGTTCATGGGCTTCTCTTTTGAAGCTGTTGACCAAATTGCTGGTCAATTGGCTAGAATGCGTTTTAGATTTGATGGTTTGAAGAATGCTCCTGTAACGATCCGTACACCATATGGTGGTGGTACACATACAGCTGAAATGCATGCTGATAACCTAGAAAATTTCTTTACGGGTGTTCCTGGACTTCGTGTTGTAATGCCAAGTAATCCATATGATGCTAAAGGCCTGTTGATTTCATCAGTTGAAAATAATGACCCAGTATTATTTATGGAAAACTTGAAATTGTATCGTTCAATGAAAGACGATATTCCTGATGGCAAATACACAGTTCCTTTGGATAAAGCAAACGTTGTCCGTGAAGGAAATGATATTACTATCGTAGCTTACGGTGCTGAAGTCAATGAAGCCCTTAAAGTTGCTGATAGCCTAGCAGAAAAGAATATCTCAGTTGAAGTTATCGACCTTAGAACTGTGTCACCAATCGATACAGAAACAATTTTCAAGTCAATTGAAAAGACTCATAAAGTTGTAATCGTTCAAGAAGCTCAAAAGATGGCCGGAGTTGGCGCACAAGTTGCATCAGCTATTGCTGAAGGCGCTATTCTTTCTCTCGATGCACCAGTTGGTAGAGTTGCAGCACCAAACAGTGTTTATCCATTTGCGTTAGGTGAAGACATTTGGATCCCACGTGCCAAAGAAATTGAAGAAAAAGTAAATGAGATTCTCAACTACTAA